Proteins from a genomic interval of Pseudoalteromonas sp. MEBiC 03607:
- a CDS encoding sensor domain-containing diguanylate cyclase produces MKTYHLLLILHKWYWLGNNVVESKEFLKLILDSISEHIVVINELGDIIFVNRSWQTFGQDNNCSCDVQWRQQNYLAICESAAKQGDEFGIKALAGLQKVINSQQQEYYLEYPCHSDTESRWFLMRAVPLEYQSQRYVVISHLNITERMRAEQQLKMLAHIDGLTQLANRRHFDNFFEQEWSRCLRLKQPISIAMIDLDHFKLLNDNFGHLVGDICLKSLANLLTQFARRPSDLCARYGGEEFVLVLGNTHSEQAYQLLSRFMTQLTELHIEELHNQQLTVSIGLATLVPGFLDNATTLIDMADKALYQAKETGRNKLVVAQTQTDIVSKMPLTRGIE; encoded by the coding sequence GTGAAAACTTATCATTTGTTGCTAATCTTACATAAGTGGTATTGGCTGGGTAATAATGTGGTTGAGTCAAAAGAATTCTTAAAATTAATACTCGATAGCATCTCTGAGCATATCGTAGTTATCAATGAACTAGGTGATATCATCTTTGTTAATCGCAGTTGGCAGACTTTTGGCCAAGATAATAATTGCAGTTGTGACGTGCAGTGGCGCCAACAAAACTATTTAGCAATTTGTGAATCAGCTGCAAAACAAGGTGATGAATTTGGTATAAAAGCACTCGCAGGCCTACAAAAAGTCATCAACAGTCAACAGCAAGAATACTATTTAGAATACCCTTGCCACAGTGATACTGAAAGCCGCTGGTTTTTGATGCGTGCAGTACCACTAGAATATCAATCACAGCGCTATGTCGTTATTAGTCACTTAAACATTACTGAAAGAATGCGAGCAGAACAGCAATTAAAAATGCTCGCGCACATTGACGGCCTTACTCAACTTGCGAATCGTCGCCATTTCGACAATTTCTTTGAACAAGAATGGAGTCGCTGTTTACGTTTAAAACAGCCCATTTCTATAGCCATGATTGATCTTGACCATTTCAAGTTGCTTAATGATAACTTTGGCCATTTAGTCGGCGATATTTGCTTAAAAAGTCTAGCAAACTTGCTTACACAATTTGCCCGCAGACCCAGTGATTTATGTGCAAGATACGGGGGAGAAGAATTTGTATTAGTTTTGGGTAACACACATAGCGAGCAGGCCTATCAACTACTCTCTCGGTTTATGACGCAATTAACCGAGCTACATATTGAAGAGTTGCATAATCAACAACTAACCGTAAGTATTGGTTTAGCAACTTTAGTGCCTGGTTTTTTAGACAATGCGACCACGTTAATTGACATGGCTGACAAAGCCCTTTATCAAGCAAAAGAAACAGGTCGAAACAAGCTAGTTGTTGCACAAACACAAACTGACATTGTGAGCAAAATGCCCCTAACTAGGGGCATTGAATAG
- a CDS encoding helix-turn-helix transcriptional regulator encodes MQLNPNTIKTLRLKFDWTQQQLADACDVSLRTIQRVEKEGAASKETTMSLCAVFEVRQGELIKLDDDVSEQSATHAVSKQNLAAIVAASSFISFALGMATVLVIF; translated from the coding sequence ATGCAGCTGAATCCCAATACAATCAAGACGCTTAGACTTAAATTCGATTGGACGCAGCAGCAATTGGCCGATGCCTGTGATGTAAGCCTACGTACCATTCAGCGAGTTGAAAAAGAAGGTGCGGCATCAAAAGAAACCACCATGAGCCTATGCGCAGTATTTGAAGTACGCCAAGGTGAGCTAATTAAACTCGATGACGATGTATCTGAACAAAGCGCAACACACGCAGTGAGTAAGCAAAATCTCGCTGCAATCGTAGCGGCTTCTTCGTTTATTAGTTTTGCTCTTGGTATGGCGACGGTATTAGTTATTTTTTAG
- the xseA gene encoding exodeoxyribonuclease VII large subunit, with product MAFTQSTQPVYTVSRLNKEIRHVLEQGFSSLVLNGEISNFIAPASGHWYFTLKDDRAQVKAAMWRGNNRGQTFRPSNGAQVTVRARVSLYEPRGDYQLIVEHMAPAGEGLLKQEFDALKMRLAAEGLFSSAHKKPLPTNINRVGVITSATGAAIRDILTVLKRRAPQLEVVIYPAMVQGADAHSQLIEKINIANQRNEVDVLILGRGGGSLEDLWCFNHEQLARAIFASHLPIVSAVGHEVDTTISDYVADIRAATPSAAAELVSPNSEELHNKVKQLVRHLNHAFKHSLAVKRSTATQFEHRLQLCHPRNQLNQQAQKLDELSLALHGAMNSKIQRYERVLANLTPRLMQRSPEKQLAKSEHQLTQLHARLTQAMQQQLSGSRNKLSLQASRLDSVSPLSVLARGYSITKNQQGGVVKSVNDVSSGELITTELADGQLQSKVV from the coding sequence ATGGCTTTCACGCAATCAACACAGCCTGTTTATACAGTCTCGCGACTAAATAAAGAAATTCGTCATGTTTTAGAGCAAGGCTTTTCGTCGCTGGTATTAAACGGCGAAATTTCTAACTTTATTGCCCCAGCCTCAGGACATTGGTACTTCACTTTAAAAGACGACCGAGCACAAGTAAAAGCAGCGATGTGGCGTGGCAATAATCGCGGCCAAACTTTTCGCCCGAGCAATGGTGCACAAGTGACCGTTCGCGCTCGCGTGTCATTGTATGAGCCCCGCGGTGATTATCAGCTGATTGTTGAACACATGGCCCCTGCCGGTGAAGGCTTATTAAAACAAGAATTTGACGCCCTTAAAATGCGCTTAGCTGCAGAAGGTCTATTTAGCTCAGCCCACAAAAAGCCATTACCAACCAATATAAATCGTGTTGGGGTGATCACCTCTGCCACAGGGGCTGCTATTCGCGATATTCTTACTGTATTAAAACGCCGCGCTCCGCAGCTTGAAGTCGTGATTTACCCAGCAATGGTGCAAGGTGCAGATGCCCATAGCCAACTAATAGAAAAAATAAACATCGCCAACCAGCGTAACGAAGTAGATGTTCTTATATTAGGTCGCGGTGGTGGCTCACTCGAAGATTTGTGGTGCTTTAACCATGAGCAATTGGCCCGTGCCATTTTTGCAAGTCACTTACCCATCGTTAGCGCGGTCGGTCACGAAGTTGATACCACGATTAGTGATTATGTCGCCGATATTCGCGCAGCCACTCCTTCAGCTGCTGCGGAGCTTGTTAGCCCAAACAGCGAAGAGCTGCACAACAAAGTTAAGCAGTTAGTTAGACACTTAAATCATGCCTTTAAACATTCATTGGCAGTAAAACGCAGTACCGCAACGCAATTTGAGCACCGCTTACAGCTTTGTCATCCGCGTAATCAACTCAATCAACAAGCGCAAAAATTAGATGAGCTAAGTTTAGCCTTACACGGCGCGATGAATAGTAAAATTCAGCGATATGAGCGAGTACTTGCTAACTTAACACCACGCTTAATGCAACGTTCTCCTGAAAAGCAGTTAGCTAAGAGCGAGCATCAGCTGACGCAATTACATGCTAGGCTTACACAAGCAATGCAACAACAGCTTTCAGGTTCTCGAAACAAGCTTTCATTACAGGCAAGTCGTTTAGATTCTGTAAGTCCGCTCAGTGTGTTGGCGCGTGGTTACAGCATTACTAAAAACCAACAAGGTGGGGTGGTGAAATCGGTTAACGATGTAAGTTCTGGTGAGCTTATAACTACCGAACTTGCCGATGGTCAACTGCAATCAAAAGTTGTATAA
- the guaB gene encoding IMP dehydrogenase — protein sequence MLRIAKEALTFDDVLLVPGHSTVLPHTANISTRLTRGINLNLPLVSASMDTVTEARLAIALAQEGGLGFIHKNMTIEEQAKNVRKVKTYEAGIVSFPVTVTADLTIADAIALSEEKGFSGFPVTDADNNLVGIVTSRDMRFETKLEQPVSTVMTKKESLVTVKEGADRDEILGLMHEHRIEKILVVDDAFKLKGMITVKDYQKAQDKPHACKDDQGRLRVGAAVGVGPGTDERIAALVEAGVDVLLIDTSHGHSQGVIDRVAQTRQTYPDLQIVAGNVATAEGAIALADAGVDAVKVGIGPGSICTTRIVTGCGVPQITAISDAVEGLKGRDIPVIADGGIRFSGDIVKALVAGASCVMVGSMLAGTEEAPGEVELYQGRYYKSYRGMGSLGAMNQKEGSSDRYFQKSNEADKLVPEGIEGRVAYKGPIATIIHQQVGGLRSAMGLTGCATIEELNTKPQFVRVTSAGMGESHVHDVQITKEAPNYRLG from the coding sequence ATGCTAAGAATCGCTAAAGAAGCTCTTACCTTTGACGACGTACTTTTAGTACCGGGTCATTCTACTGTTTTGCCACACACGGCAAATATTTCAACTCGTTTAACGCGTGGTATCAATCTTAACTTGCCGCTAGTTTCAGCATCTATGGATACTGTTACAGAAGCTCGCTTAGCGATTGCTTTAGCGCAAGAAGGCGGGTTAGGTTTCATCCACAAAAACATGACAATTGAAGAGCAAGCTAAAAACGTACGCAAAGTAAAAACGTACGAAGCAGGTATTGTTTCTTTCCCTGTTACTGTGACTGCGGATCTTACAATTGCTGATGCTATCGCGCTTTCAGAAGAAAAAGGTTTTTCAGGTTTCCCTGTAACCGATGCTGACAATAACCTTGTAGGTATTGTTACAAGCCGTGATATGCGTTTTGAAACTAAGCTTGAACAGCCAGTTTCTACAGTAATGACGAAAAAAGAATCGTTAGTTACTGTAAAAGAAGGTGCAGACCGTGATGAGATTTTAGGTCTAATGCACGAGCACCGTATCGAAAAAATTCTTGTTGTTGATGATGCATTTAAATTAAAAGGCATGATCACTGTAAAAGATTACCAAAAAGCACAAGACAAGCCACACGCATGTAAAGACGATCAAGGTCGTCTTCGTGTAGGTGCCGCTGTTGGTGTTGGTCCAGGTACTGACGAGCGTATCGCAGCCCTTGTTGAAGCGGGTGTTGACGTATTACTTATCGATACATCACATGGCCACTCACAAGGTGTAATCGACCGTGTTGCTCAAACACGTCAAACATACCCAGATTTACAAATCGTAGCAGGTAACGTTGCAACAGCTGAAGGTGCGATTGCCCTTGCTGATGCAGGTGTTGACGCTGTTAAGGTAGGTATTGGCCCTGGTTCTATTTGTACTACTCGTATCGTAACAGGTTGTGGTGTACCACAAATTACGGCTATTTCTGACGCAGTTGAAGGCTTAAAAGGCCGCGATATTCCTGTTATCGCTGACGGTGGTATTCGTTTCTCTGGTGACATCGTAAAAGCACTTGTTGCCGGTGCATCATGTGTAATGGTGGGTTCAATGCTAGCGGGTACTGAAGAAGCACCGGGTGAAGTTGAGCTATACCAAGGTCGTTACTACAAGTCTTACCGTGGTATGGGTAGCCTTGGCGCTATGAACCAAAAAGAAGGTTCATCAGACCGTTACTTCCAAAAATCGAACGAAGCAGACAAGCTTGTTCCTGAAGGTATCGAAGGCCGTGTTGCTTATAAAGGTCCTATCGCGACAATCATTCACCAACAGGTGGGCGGTCTTCGCAGCGCAATGGGCTTAACAGGCTGTGCAACAATTGAAGAGTTAAATACTAAACCTCAATTTGTTCGCGTTACTTCAGCTGGTATGGGTGAGTCACACGTTCACGACGTGCAAATTACCAAAGAAGCGCCAAACTACCGCTTAGGTTAA
- the cysE gene encoding serine O-acetyltransferase, whose product MRHEIWQKLREEANEVVSREPLLASHVYSCVLNHECLGSALSFIVANKLADAVVSAFTIRELFDQAFVKCDLMLTHVAHDIKAVKDRDPAADSYLTVILNLKGFHAIQAHRLANCLWQQNRKELARFIQSRTSEVFGVDIHPACKVGHGIMFDHATGIVIGETAVIEDNVSILQSVTLGGTGNEQGDRHPKIRAGVLIGAGAKVLGNIEVGEGARIGANSVVLSAVPAHTTVVGVPAKVVGKPSCPCPAESMNQNFLDDGTTTASNASHTSAML is encoded by the coding sequence ATGCGTCATGAAATTTGGCAAAAGCTCCGTGAAGAAGCAAACGAAGTCGTTTCCCGTGAACCGCTTTTAGCAAGTCACGTTTATTCGTGTGTGTTAAATCATGAATGTTTAGGTTCAGCGCTGAGTTTTATTGTTGCTAATAAACTCGCTGATGCGGTGGTTTCGGCGTTTACTATTCGTGAATTATTCGACCAAGCCTTTGTTAAATGTGACTTAATGCTAACGCATGTTGCTCATGACATAAAAGCAGTTAAAGATCGCGACCCTGCAGCCGATAGTTACTTAACTGTCATTCTTAATCTAAAAGGCTTCCATGCAATTCAGGCTCATCGACTCGCAAACTGCTTATGGCAACAAAACCGAAAAGAGCTTGCTCGCTTCATTCAAAGTAGAACCTCAGAGGTTTTTGGCGTTGATATCCATCCTGCTTGTAAAGTTGGCCATGGTATTATGTTTGACCATGCAACTGGGATTGTAATTGGTGAAACAGCGGTTATCGAAGATAATGTATCGATTCTTCAATCAGTAACCTTAGGTGGTACAGGTAACGAGCAAGGTGATCGCCACCCTAAAATTCGTGCCGGCGTATTAATTGGCGCGGGTGCAAAAGTACTGGGTAACATCGAAGTAGGTGAGGGGGCGCGTATTGGTGCCAATTCTGTGGTGCTGAGTGCGGTTCCAGCACACACTACGGTTGTTGGTGTACCAGCTAAAGTTGTGGGTAAACCAAGCTGCCCTTGCCCAGCAGAAAGCATGAACCAAAACTTTTTAGATGATGGTACGACTACCGCTAGTAATGCATCGCACACCAGTGCTATGTTGTAG